From Platichthys flesus chromosome 19, fPlaFle2.1, whole genome shotgun sequence:
GTACTCAGTTAATGACTAAAATGACTTAAGAATAAGGAGATGGGAATATAGCATTCTAacttaaaaatgtgttgaatgaaatatatttactgCTACACACCTAGCCAGAAACAACTTTTTTATGTAGAGGAATATAAGAAACCGAAATAAAGAAGCTAAGAATTGCAATTAGGTTGAGCACAGTGGTTTGTTTCTCTCATCcctcacattttaaaagaatgtTTATTACTAAGGATTCATCAGACGTCTATTGGTGTTGATGACCGTTATATGGCTGTTCTCTGACATGATGATGACGTTGCTGATAAATTCTGAGCTTCGACAAGGTGTGAGAAATCCAGTGATGATAAGGAACTGAAACTGGGACTGTGACTTCCAACACTAGTTGCTGGTgcgcgtgtgagtgtgtgcgtgtgtgtggtgcgCGGCGGCGCCAACAACTCACTGGCTGCACGatgtgcagaggaggagctgcagccacaggccCGAGAGGAAACTTCCCTGTCAGTTGAGAGTGTGACAGCAGCGTGAGGTGCAGCTCGTGGTCTCGGAGCATCGTttgcaaaacaaatgaaaaacccACCAGAGTAAATATCTCCCGTGGACTCTCGTCGTTTTCACCAACTTTTTTGCGGAGTTTGGGATTTCACCTCTGCGTCTGAAAGAGACACTTGGACACAATGGATGTGTTTGCAATTGCAGAACTTTGGAGATTATTGGAAAGTGTCACTGCCTCGGACGCGAGAGGAGAGTCCCGGCTCGGTGGGAGACAGTGAGAGACTTTCCCCGCAGGCATGGACCGCACGAAATTCCAGCCGCCCACCATCCCAGCGATCATGTTCATTTTCGGGGTGGTGGGGAACGTCATCGCCATCGTTGTTCTGCGGATATCCCGCAAGGAGCAAAAAGAGACGACCTTCTACACGCTCGTGTGCGGCCTGGCGGTGACGGACCTCCTGGGCACCCTGCTGGCCAGCCCGGTCACCATTGCCACCTACGTGAAGGGCAGCTGGCCCGGGGGCGAGCCGCTGTGCCAGTACTCCGgcttcatcctgctcttcttcttcttggtgcAGCTCAGCATAGTGTTCGCGATGTCAGTGGAGAGATACCTGGCGATCAACCACGCGTATTTCTACAACGAGTACGTGAACCAGAAAGTCGCCGCGCTGACTCTTCTGGCCGTTTACATCTCCAACCTGGTGTTCTGCGCGCTGCCCAGCCTGGGGCTCGGCCAGGTGAAGCTCCAGAAGCCGGGGACGTGGTGCTTCATCGACTGGCAGAACAACCAAACCACGGTGGCCGCTTTCAATCTCATGTACGCAGGTGTGAACTCGGCCATCGTGCTGGCCACCGTCATATGCAACGTGATGGTGTGCGGGGCGCTCATCCTGATGCACAAGCGGTTCATCCGCCGCACGTCCTTGGGCACGGACCAGCGGCGCATCGCGGAATTCCGGCGCCGACGGAGTTTCGGTCGACTGGCTGGAGCAGAGATCCAGATGGTGATCCTGCTCATAGCCACCTCCGTGGTGGTTCTCATCTGCTCCATACCTTTAGTCGTGAGTATTTGTAGAAATGCACCAGCCACATTTTACGCATGGCTCTGTGCGTAATAGTTTGTTTTACGCACATATCTATGAGGCATAAAATGCACTAGAAGGAAAAGGGATTAAATGATATTGAACAAATAGGGATTTTAATGAATTAGATTAGCCTTGAGGAAGTTTTACATCTCGAATTGAACAACAACATACACTCTGGCATGAGGCCGGTGAAAGATAGTGATATGCAAGCTGAACTTTGTGTTCCAGGTTCAGATTTTTGCGGTTAGATGACACATTTCTCGGAGGCATGAACGAGATCGTTCACGTTCCCTCGTCGTTTCAGCTGCTTACAGAAACAGCGGTCACGTAGTTCCGAACTTGTCACAGGAGGAAGCCCCTCAGTCTGCAACCGATTATTGCATAAATCGCGCGTGTGTTGTTTGCAAACAGTTTTCCAAAAAGACAGTTTGCGCTCTCGTCTCCATGCACAGACCTCAGTGCTCAGCGCAGAGAGGATCAGTGGAGACTTGAGATTCCGCTGCCACGCAGTGCAGAAGCACAAGCAGGAATTCTTGCATCTTTGGGACGACGCCAGTAATAGAGTTAAAACCCTTGTCAGGGAGGACTGTAACTCTGCAGGATGCAATCTCAATTTTGCTCAGGCCTCATATTCACGTCCACCTAACTTTGGGGTATTTTTTTGAACACAACAATTAATTTTCCGACACAGC
This genomic window contains:
- the ptger4b gene encoding prostaglandin E receptor 4 (subtype EP4) b, which encodes MDRTKFQPPTIPAIMFIFGVVGNVIAIVVLRISRKEQKETTFYTLVCGLAVTDLLGTLLASPVTIATYVKGSWPGGEPLCQYSGFILLFFFLVQLSIVFAMSVERYLAINHAYFYNEYVNQKVAALTLLAVYISNLVFCALPSLGLGQVKLQKPGTWCFIDWQNNQTTVAAFNLMYAGVNSAIVLATVICNVMVCGALILMHKRFIRRTSLGTDQRRIAEFRRRRSFGRLAGAEIQMVILLIATSVVVLICSIPLVLRIFENQLYGDQKEQRSGLNKDLLAIRMASVNPILDPWIYILLRKTVVLKLMEKIKCLFCKMGGRGRRDGRQFRCTNGPLSSSIISRDSPSLCSHELREMVSTSQTFLYQPEGNSGRSGSSQQGPQAGSSPPVVQTLTLPDPQEIEGPQRELSPGDLQDTAPGGPLKEVPVCTKDPALHVTFTDETANTQEKCI